In the genome of Cyanobacterium sp. T60_A2020_053, one region contains:
- a CDS encoding ABC transporter ATP-binding protein translates to MISSSEYILDAHNLSKSFGGLKAVDNAQIKVKRGGITGLIGPNGAGKSTLFNLLANFILPDQGTVIFNGESVNKMPPHRIARRGFIRTFQVARVLSRLTVLENMLLANQEQKGEKIWSVLIQPRQIKLQEKANREKALTILESVGLLEKAYDYAGALSGGQRKLLEMARTLMTDPKLILLDEPAAGVNPTLINQICEHIVNWNQQGISFLIIEHNMDVIMSLCDHVWVLAEGRNLADGTPQEIQTNDQVLDAYLGG, encoded by the coding sequence ATGATTTCCTCCTCTGAATATATCTTAGATGCCCATAATTTAAGTAAAAGTTTTGGCGGTTTAAAAGCCGTTGATAATGCCCAAATTAAGGTAAAACGGGGAGGAATTACGGGGTTAATTGGACCGAATGGCGCCGGTAAAAGTACCCTTTTTAATCTTCTTGCCAATTTTATTCTCCCTGATCAAGGTACAGTTATTTTTAATGGGGAAAGTGTCAATAAAATGCCCCCTCATCGCATCGCCAGAAGGGGTTTTATCCGTACATTTCAAGTAGCGCGCGTCTTATCTCGCCTAACGGTATTAGAAAATATGCTCCTTGCCAATCAAGAGCAAAAGGGTGAAAAAATTTGGTCAGTATTAATCCAACCTCGTCAAATTAAACTACAGGAAAAAGCTAATCGAGAAAAAGCCTTAACTATTCTTGAATCTGTGGGCTTACTCGAAAAAGCCTATGATTATGCCGGGGCGCTATCGGGAGGGCAAAGAAAACTTCTCGAAATGGCGCGCACTTTAATGACTGACCCTAAATTAATTCTATTAGATGAACCAGCCGCCGGAGTCAATCCGACCCTAATTAATCAAATTTGTGAACATATTGTTAATTGGAATCAGCAAGGCATTTCTTTTTTAATTATTGAGCATAATATGGACGTGATTATGTCATTATGTGATCACGTTTGGGTATTGGCTGAAGGGCGCAATCTTGCTGATGGTACACCCCAAGAAATCCAAACCAACGATCAAGTTTTAGATGCTTACTTAGGAGGCTAG
- a CDS encoding NYN domain-containing protein: MISISSQTILLVDGYNIIGTWNNLKQVRDENGLESARQTLLDTLVNYTGYKSLETKVVFDSYYQNTPSYQEKYSDSVSIHYTSYRETADTYIEKYCANFRRKNPHTSTRIMVATSDQAQRHTVVGYGAEWISAQKLAQEVHDTKKRNKRNHRHRSKSQGRFLFASLDAETQQALSQMRFGIK; encoded by the coding sequence ATGATTTCTATCTCTTCTCAAACTATCTTATTGGTAGATGGTTACAACATCATCGGCACCTGGAACAACCTTAAACAAGTCAGAGACGAAAACGGCTTAGAATCCGCCCGTCAAACTCTCCTTGATACCCTCGTTAACTATACAGGGTATAAATCCCTAGAAACCAAAGTAGTATTTGATTCCTACTATCAAAATACCCCTAGTTATCAAGAAAAATATAGCGACTCCGTTTCCATTCACTACACATCCTATCGAGAAACAGCTGACACCTATATCGAAAAATACTGTGCCAACTTTCGCAGAAAAAATCCCCATACCTCCACCAGAATTATGGTGGCAACTTCTGATCAAGCTCAACGTCATACAGTAGTAGGTTATGGTGCTGAGTGGATTTCTGCTCAAAAACTAGCCCAAGAAGTTCACGATACGAAAAAAAGAAATAAACGCAACCATCGCCACCGAAGCAAGTCTCAGGGGCGCTTTTTATTTGCTTCCCTCGATGCGGAAACTCAACAAGCGCTCTCACAAATGCGTTTTGGGATAAAATAA